In a genomic window of Glycine max cultivar Williams 82 chromosome 13, Glycine_max_v4.0, whole genome shotgun sequence:
- the LOC102661422 gene encoding sister chromatid cohesion protein PDS5 homolog B-B — protein sequence MASEEKKLENQLLKVGNKLLKPPSSTNGLLYLLNRVKSLLERVEQSPTKSLQDALSPSLKALIGDALLRHADIEVKVTVASCVIDIVRISAPEIPYDDDQMKEVFRLITSSFENLHDKLSKSYTKRTFILNVVSKFRVSMIMLDLECDDLILEMFQHFLKEIRYHHPMSVFSDMKSIMVHTFEESNDSFPTNLLSPILASVKKNNEEVLPIARRLAESVLESCATILRPYLKQVVNTLGISLDDYSDVLVSICQEKIGSLKQNDEFLTNDHMDKPISLKLLEASKSSNLTIEKEPKKLIDFREGTKDMDKMSNTKAYGAKLVGTRVKVWWPDDKMFYEGVVSYFYAPRNMHKIVYDDGEEEYVILKEEKWKIIKTSDNLDTGEGTYCTCHDALKDL from the exons CGGGTTAAGAGTCTCTTAGAAAGGGTTGAACAATCACCAACTAAATCTTTACAGGATGCTCTATCACCATCTTTGAAAGCGTTAATTGGTGATGCCCTTTTAAGGCATGCCGATATTGAGGTTAAAGTTACAGTTGCCTCTTGTGTAATTGATATAGTAAGAATCTCTGCACCTGAAATACCTTATGATGATGATCAAATGAAG GAGGTCTTTCGATTAATTACATCATCATTTGAAAATTTACATGATAAGTTAAGCAAATCATATACAAAAAGGACTTTTATTCTTAATGTTGTTTCAAAATTCAGGGTATCCATGATAATGTTGGATCTTGAATGTGATGATCTAATTTTGGAGATGTTTCAGCATTTCTTGAAGGAAATAAG GTATCATCATCCAATGAGTGTTTTTTCAGACATGAAATCCATAATGGTCCATACTTTTGAGGAAAGTAATGATAGCTTCCCAACAAACTTGCTTTCTCCAATCTTAGCAAGTGTAAAGAAAAACAATGAG GAAGTTTTGCCAATTGCTCGAAGGTTAGCGGAGAGTGTTCTTGAAAGTTGTGCAACCATACTTAGACCTTATTTAAAGCAAGTAGTGAATACATTGGGTATTTCCTTGGATGATTATAGTGATGTTCTAGTTTCAATATGCCAAGAAAAAATTGGTAGCTTGAAGCAAAATGATGAATTTCTTACTAACGATCACATG GATAAACCTATCTCTTTAAAATTGTTGGAGGCTTCTAAGAGTTCAAATCTTACTATTGAGAAGGAACCCAAGAAATTGATTGACTTTAGAGAGGGTACTAAGGATATGGATAAG ATGTCTAATACCAAAGCATATGGTGCAAAACTTGTTGGTACACGTGTTAAGGTTTGGTGGCCAGATGATAAAAT GTTTTATGAAGGTGTTGTCAGTTATTTTTATGCCCCTCGTAACATGCATAAG ATTGTGTATGATGATGGTGAAGAGGAATATGTAATTCTTAAAGaggaaaaatggaaaataattaaaactagtGATAATCTAGACACG GGTGAAGGAACTTATTGCACGTGTCATGATGCTTTGAAAGATTTGTAG